A genome region from Gadus chalcogrammus isolate NIFS_2021 chromosome 7, NIFS_Gcha_1.0, whole genome shotgun sequence includes the following:
- the zgc:113142 gene encoding D-beta-hydroxybutyrate dehydrogenase, mitochondrial: protein MATDASAGQIVAVFTAFVCVALLLLVASRRRRRPSREEDEEEGAGRGVLVTGCDSGFGHHLALQLDARGFAVFAGCLFPEGRGSLTLAQEGSCRLRVLKLDVTSDKDVEEAKRVVQINLPENGLWAVVNNAGISDWAETEWSTINHYTKMVDVNLFGAIRTTIAFLPLVRAAKGRMVFMSSIFAFFHCLNMGAYSVSKRGLEAFADCLRVEMASFGVKVSIVQPGNFGRATNIVKTRKSWNIWENLTPEQKLVFSREYMELANAYFNTVTGAGFTEVSMVVDALLHAVSSPRPQYRYLLASWLDSLFFSWYPLLPTAVSDGIFALSPMYARRRKMLYSKQ, encoded by the exons atggcaacggacGCGTCAGCCGGGCAGATCGTCGCCGTGTTTACCGCGTTCGTATGCGTggctctcctgctcctcgtcgCAAGCCGCCGCCGGAGGCGACCATCgcgagaggaggatgaggaggaaggtgCGGGGCGCGGGGTGCTCGTGACCGGGTGTGACAGCGGCTTCGGGCACCACCTCGCGCTGCAGCTGGACGCGCGCGGCTTCGCGGTGTTCGCGGGGTGCCTGTTCCCAGAGGGGCGCGGGTCGCTCACGCTGGCGCAGGAGGGCTCGTGCCGGCTGAGGGTGCTGAAGCTGGACGTCACGAGCGATAAGGACGTGGAGGAGGCCAAGAGGGTCGTCCAGATCAACCTCCCCGAGAACG GCCTGTGGGCGGTCGTAAACAACGCCGGGATCTCAGACTGGGCGGAAACGGAGTGGAGCACCATCAACCACTACACCAAGATGGTGGACGTCAACTTGTTCGGAGCCATCCGGACCACCATCGCCTTCCTGCCGCTGGTCCGCGCGGCCAAGG GTCGGATGGTCTTCATGTCCAGCATCTTCGCCTTCTTTCACTGCCTGAACATGGGGGCGTATAGCGTCTCTAAAAGGGGGCTGGAGGCCTTCGCTGACTGTCTGAGGGTGGAGATGGCCAGCTTTGGCGTCAAG GTCAGCATCGTCCAGCCGGGCAACTTCGGCCGTGCAACCAACATTGTGAAAACCAGGAAGAGCTGGAATATCTGGGAGAACCTCACCCCAGAACAGAAGCTTGTCTTCAGCCGCGAGTACATGGAACTCGCTAATGCCTACTTCAACACCGTAACGGGGGCAGGGTTTACGGag gtcagCATGGTGGTCGACGCCCTACTGCACGCGGTGTCCTCCCCACGGCCACAGTACCGTTATCTCCTGGCGTCCTGGCTGGACTCGCTGTTCTTCAGCTGGTATCCCCTGCTTCCCACCGCCGTGTCGGACGGCATCTTTGCGTTGAGTCCGATGTACGCACGCAGGAGGAAGATGCTGTACTCGAAGCagtga